The Caulifigura coniformis genome includes a region encoding these proteins:
- the pyrE gene encoding orotate phosphoribosyltransferase, whose amino-acid sequence MYDRNQLIEVFRQRALKFGDFTLASGKKASYYLDGKQVTLHSTGLRLVSLGFLELLKNTSFEAIGGMSIGADPLVAGALTVAADQGREYAGFLVRKEAKGHGTQKFIEGPVTAGMKAVLLEDVVTTGGSSLLAAERARDFGMDVVMVAAVVDRMEGGREAFAAKGIAFQSLLTIEDFGITPPTAGAAK is encoded by the coding sequence ATGTACGATCGAAACCAACTCATTGAAGTGTTCCGCCAGCGGGCTCTGAAGTTTGGCGACTTCACGCTCGCCTCGGGCAAGAAGGCCAGCTACTACCTGGACGGCAAGCAGGTCACGCTGCATTCCACGGGTCTGCGGCTCGTCAGCCTGGGGTTCCTCGAACTGCTGAAGAACACGTCGTTCGAAGCGATCGGCGGAATGTCGATCGGCGCCGATCCGCTGGTAGCCGGTGCGTTGACCGTGGCCGCGGATCAGGGACGTGAATACGCCGGCTTCCTGGTACGGAAGGAAGCGAAAGGGCATGGCACGCAGAAGTTCATCGAAGGTCCGGTGACTGCCGGGATGAAGGCCGTGCTGCTGGAAGACGTTGTGACGACAGGCGGCAGTTCGCTGCTGGCGGCCGAGCGGGCACGGGATTTCGGCATGGACGTCGTGATGGTGGCCGCAGTGGTCGATCGCATGGAGGGGGGCCGGGAGGCGTTCGCCGCGAAAGGGATCGCCTTCCAGTCGCTGCTGACGATCGAGGATTTTGGCATCACTCCGCCGACGGCGGGCGCCGCAAAGTAG
- a CDS encoding DUF1571 domain-containing protein encodes MALAFAARSTALRRVCALALVLSGSHVQGQSLNAPSPTAQASASGHKYPPVDERHPLAPALKLARASRKSLDSVRDYQCVFIKRELLNGAVVTQTMEMKFREEPFSVYLKNQEPNPGREILFVYGQNDNKLLAHEGSGLKSLVGTVPLAIDAPQVRAENRHPITEIGMRKLIDKVIAQWEYEGQFGETNVQYYPDAKIGGMSCPAIECTHPQPRRQFPFHVTRLYIDAQANLPVRIENYGYPAASGQEPPLVEEFTYVKVRTNVGLANEDFSAKNPAYKF; translated from the coding sequence ATGGCGCTCGCCTTTGCTGCTCGTTCGACTGCACTCCGCCGGGTGTGCGCGCTGGCCCTGGTGCTGTCGGGGTCACACGTGCAGGGGCAATCGTTGAATGCTCCGAGCCCGACGGCGCAGGCGTCGGCGAGCGGTCACAAGTATCCCCCGGTGGACGAGCGGCATCCGCTGGCTCCCGCGCTCAAGCTTGCGCGGGCCAGCCGGAAGTCGCTCGACTCGGTACGGGATTACCAGTGCGTGTTCATCAAGCGCGAACTTCTGAACGGCGCGGTGGTGACGCAGACGATGGAAATGAAGTTTCGCGAAGAGCCGTTCAGCGTCTATCTGAAGAACCAGGAGCCGAATCCCGGGCGCGAGATCCTGTTTGTCTACGGCCAGAACGACAACAAGCTCCTGGCCCACGAAGGGAGCGGGCTCAAGTCGCTGGTGGGGACGGTGCCGCTGGCGATCGACGCTCCACAGGTCCGGGCAGAGAACCGGCACCCGATTACCGAGATCGGGATGCGGAAGCTGATCGACAAGGTCATCGCGCAGTGGGAGTACGAAGGGCAGTTCGGCGAAACGAACGTGCAGTACTACCCGGATGCCAAGATCGGCGGGATGTCGTGTCCGGCGATTGAATGCACCCATCCGCAGCCGCGGCGCCAGTTCCCGTTTCACGTGACGCGGCTGTACATTGATGCGCAGGCGAACCTGCCGGTGCGGATCGAGAACTACGGTTATCCGGCCGCGTCAGGCCAGGAACCGCCGCTGGTTGAAGAATTCACGTACGTCAAGGTGCGGACCAATGTCGGCCTGGCAAACGAAGACTTCTCGGCCAAGAACCCGGCGTACAAGTTCTGA
- a CDS encoding carboxypeptidase-like regulatory domain-containing protein has translation MRHIGKSWWMAAIAACGTALPAPLMAQEKPARPAAAEAPKSAETTKPDAPKVRDVALAEDGTFAGRVINDQGKPLDGVVVKLVRNEKEVATTTADSQGRFKFASLKGGVYQVQTPQSQATYRLWQADVAPAQAMKTVVVNGSSPVVRGQFGYLDPATIAALGLGVAGVALAGVAVHKLDNLEDDVNKIPTSP, from the coding sequence ATGCGTCACATCGGAAAATCATGGTGGATGGCGGCGATCGCTGCCTGCGGAACGGCGCTGCCTGCGCCGCTGATGGCCCAGGAGAAGCCGGCCCGCCCGGCGGCTGCCGAAGCGCCCAAGTCTGCCGAGACGACGAAGCCCGACGCTCCGAAGGTTCGCGACGTGGCGCTGGCCGAAGATGGCACGTTCGCCGGCCGGGTTATCAATGACCAGGGCAAGCCTCTCGACGGAGTGGTTGTGAAGCTGGTCCGCAATGAGAAGGAAGTGGCGACGACCACGGCCGATTCGCAGGGGCGTTTCAAGTTCGCGAGCCTGAAGGGAGGCGTGTACCAGGTGCAGACTCCGCAGTCGCAGGCGACGTATCGGCTGTGGCAGGCGGATGTCGCCCCCGCGCAGGCGATGAAGACGGTCGTGGTGAACGGCTCGTCTCCTGTGGTTCGCGGGCAGTTTGGTTATCTCGATCCGGCGACGATTGCGGCGCTCGGGCTGGGCGTTGCCGGTGTGGCGCTGGCCGGTGTGGCCGTGCACAAACTTGATAACCTTGAAGACGACGTCAACAAGATTCCGACGAGCCCGTAA
- a CDS encoding DUF4159 domain-containing protein — protein MRMGNRWTKRAIALGACLGAATLWAEEPRSVIQSLNDAFPGIQIDPDANHAVTPEEAANAPGPLQPGVVNCAILTYGNGKTSRCFSSEFLAQASRETNIRTNPRFVSTALESSDLFKCPFAILTGEGKFALTEAQRLNLRNYLENGGFIIASAGCSNEDWHNSFRAEIEKTFADAPLKTLDPSHAVFHTVYDIHELRLKGSRRAHLEGLEIDGRIALIFSPDGLNDTGKAGPKCCCCGGNEVQNARQVNVNLLAYTLTH, from the coding sequence ATGAGGATGGGGAATCGCTGGACGAAAAGGGCCATCGCCCTAGGAGCATGTCTCGGGGCCGCGACGCTGTGGGCCGAGGAGCCTCGAAGTGTCATCCAATCCCTGAACGACGCGTTTCCCGGAATCCAGATCGATCCCGACGCGAATCACGCCGTCACTCCCGAAGAGGCCGCCAATGCCCCCGGGCCGCTCCAGCCGGGCGTCGTCAATTGCGCGATCCTGACCTACGGCAACGGAAAGACGTCGAGGTGCTTCAGCAGCGAGTTCCTCGCCCAGGCCTCGCGAGAGACGAATATCAGGACGAACCCCCGGTTCGTGTCGACGGCCCTCGAATCTTCGGACCTGTTCAAGTGTCCGTTCGCGATCCTGACCGGCGAGGGAAAGTTCGCGCTCACCGAAGCCCAGCGGCTGAACCTCAGGAACTACCTTGAGAACGGCGGATTCATCATCGCATCCGCGGGCTGTAGCAACGAAGACTGGCACAACAGCTTCCGCGCCGAGATCGAGAAGACCTTCGCGGACGCACCGCTCAAAACGCTCGATCCATCCCACGCCGTTTTCCACACGGTGTACGACATCCACGAACTGCGGCTGAAGGGTTCACGCCGGGCTCATCTCGAAGGCCTCGAGATCGATGGACGCATCGCCTTGATCTTCTCCCCCGATGGACTCAATGACACCGGGAAGGCCGGTCCCAAATGCTGCTGCTGCGGTGGAAATGAAGTCCAGAACGCCCGGCAGGTGAACGTGAACCTCCTCGCCTACACGCTCACTCACTGA
- a CDS encoding thioredoxin family protein, which produces MSVFRILCVRLAFAVGLCAAAFTNNAHALDFLTDPAAIPSDNTRPRVLIFGSVSCGWCRKLAADTLTSPLIAERQDQFVCLKIDVDEHELLASRYGVTGLPQTVITDAEGNVIGEKSGYLPPIEYAAFLDATLKNPQSTATDLAKWLVELKSSTAASRHDAAKNLLQHVSRVDGPGRDEAIAALKEQGPTAWGEIAPYLDHPRLSVRAAAGGLLRRATLANREFDPFARPDVRREQSQDWSTWVESQGGTVAVVSFIDWDADATAWSLEGNADRPPAPPLAQPLGTPAVP; this is translated from the coding sequence GTGTCGGTGTTCCGAATCCTGTGTGTTCGACTCGCCTTCGCCGTCGGCCTCTGCGCCGCGGCATTCACGAACAACGCACACGCGCTCGACTTCCTGACCGACCCGGCCGCGATCCCGTCCGACAACACGCGGCCACGCGTCCTGATCTTCGGCAGCGTCTCCTGCGGATGGTGTCGCAAGCTCGCCGCCGACACTCTCACCAGCCCGCTCATCGCCGAGCGGCAGGACCAGTTCGTGTGCCTCAAGATCGACGTGGATGAGCATGAACTCCTGGCGTCACGATACGGAGTGACCGGCCTGCCGCAGACGGTCATCACGGATGCCGAAGGCAACGTGATCGGCGAGAAGTCGGGATATCTGCCGCCAATCGAGTATGCGGCCTTCCTTGATGCGACGCTGAAGAATCCGCAGTCGACGGCGACCGACCTCGCGAAATGGCTCGTCGAACTCAAATCGTCCACAGCGGCGAGTCGTCACGACGCGGCGAAGAACCTGCTTCAGCACGTCTCGCGGGTCGATGGTCCTGGGCGCGATGAGGCCATCGCAGCACTGAAAGAGCAGGGGCCGACGGCGTGGGGCGAGATCGCTCCGTACCTCGATCATCCCCGCCTCTCCGTTCGTGCCGCCGCGGGGGGGCTCCTGCGGCGGGCGACGCTCGCCAACCGCGAGTTCGATCCATTTGCCAGGCCGGATGTCCGCCGCGAACAGTCGCAGGACTGGTCCACGTGGGTCGAGTCTCAGGGAGGAACAGTCGCTGTCGTTTCCTTCATCGACTGGGATGCGGACGCGACCGCCTGGTCTTTGGAAGGAAATGCGGATCGCCCGCCGGCCCCGCCGCTCGCTCAACCTCTCGGGACGCCGGCCGTTCCATGA
- a CDS encoding SUMF1/EgtB/PvdO family nonheme iron enzyme — MASSPATNFRSTVGIEMIRVPAGSFTMGSPESEDGHWAWEQERVVEFASDFCLGKFPVTQAQYQAVTGVNPTEHEHAPNAPVTTLKWESAADYCRALTDLDREAGVLPEDWAYRLPTEAEWEYACRAGTSGPHHGPPLDVAWYHENANESPHPVGQKLPNAWGFHDMLGNVWEWCQDWFCLRNSTRSVRGGSYYNSERFCRAAQRFGFVSFPGRYLGFRVLAAKQGPFDLSPPIDGYPPQHFPWPIFDAIDANDFNLASRIVAADPTAVESPDVIPPPLHNCIYDDRPEMLVWLLDHGANIERRDQDYGATPLSTAIVMRKKRMISLLVARGANTEGQWERALDGLAGAYEEADARLDREGYRDIVTLLQELGLQRSPAERP; from the coding sequence ATGGCGAGTTCTCCCGCAACGAACTTCAGGAGCACTGTCGGGATCGAAATGATCCGGGTTCCTGCCGGCTCCTTCACGATGGGGAGCCCCGAGTCCGAAGACGGTCATTGGGCCTGGGAGCAGGAGCGAGTCGTCGAATTCGCCAGCGACTTCTGTTTGGGGAAGTTTCCGGTCACGCAGGCCCAGTACCAGGCCGTCACAGGCGTGAACCCGACAGAGCACGAGCACGCTCCGAACGCGCCGGTGACGACGCTGAAATGGGAATCGGCCGCCGACTACTGCCGGGCACTTACCGATCTCGATCGCGAAGCGGGAGTGCTCCCCGAAGACTGGGCATACCGCTTGCCGACGGAGGCGGAATGGGAATACGCATGCCGGGCCGGAACCTCAGGACCGCATCATGGTCCACCCCTGGACGTCGCGTGGTACCACGAGAATGCGAACGAATCGCCGCACCCCGTCGGACAGAAATTGCCGAACGCATGGGGCTTCCACGACATGCTGGGCAACGTCTGGGAATGGTGCCAGGACTGGTTCTGCTTGCGGAATTCCACCCGGTCCGTGCGCGGCGGGAGCTACTACAACAGCGAACGATTCTGCCGCGCGGCTCAGCGATTCGGCTTTGTGTCGTTCCCCGGACGCTACCTGGGCTTTCGAGTGCTGGCCGCCAAGCAAGGACCGTTCGATCTCAGTCCGCCGATCGATGGCTATCCCCCGCAACACTTTCCATGGCCGATCTTCGATGCGATCGACGCGAATGATTTCAACCTGGCATCGCGAATCGTCGCGGCCGATCCCACGGCCGTCGAATCGCCGGACGTGATCCCGCCGCCGCTTCACAACTGCATCTACGACGACAGGCCGGAGATGCTGGTGTGGCTCCTCGACCACGGAGCCAACATCGAAAGACGCGACCAGGACTATGGCGCAACACCACTCTCCACGGCGATCGTGATGCGGAAGAAGCGCATGATCTCACTCCTGGTCGCTCGAGGAGCCAACACCGAAGGACAGTGGGAACGCGCTCTGGATGGACTGGCCGGCGCCTACGAAGAGGCCGATGCCCGGCTCGACCGCGAAGGCTACCGGGACATCGTGACGTTGCTTCAGGAGTTGGGTCTCCAGCGGTCACCGGCAGAGCGGCCATAG
- a CDS encoding Fur family transcriptional regulator: protein MRQKELEPTAATQPLLQVECIYIDVRTAEAYDEFLRNTKEQGAAMSDQVRREKPDEIRTIRSMLKTAGIRATPARISVLRELRASRSPLTHADLTEILVPEGFDKATVFRNLNDLAEAGLASRTELGDHVWRFEAVDPAHAGEEKHPHFVCVECKSVTCLGDMEFTTKSRKQASTIGNITEILIKGHCSACASAVP, encoded by the coding sequence ATGCGTCAAAAAGAATTGGAACCCACCGCAGCAACCCAACCGCTTCTGCAAGTCGAATGCATATATATAGACGTGCGGACTGCCGAGGCCTACGATGAATTCCTGAGGAATACGAAGGAGCAGGGGGCAGCCATGAGCGATCAGGTGCGGCGAGAGAAGCCAGACGAAATCCGCACGATCCGCTCGATGCTGAAGACGGCCGGCATCCGCGCGACGCCGGCACGGATCAGCGTCCTGCGCGAACTGCGTGCCTCAAGGTCGCCGCTGACACACGCCGACCTCACAGAGATCCTCGTCCCCGAGGGCTTTGACAAGGCGACTGTCTTCCGCAATCTGAATGATCTCGCGGAGGCCGGTCTCGCGAGCCGGACCGAACTGGGTGACCACGTCTGGCGGTTCGAGGCGGTTGATCCCGCCCATGCGGGCGAGGAGAAGCATCCGCATTTCGTCTGCGTCGAGTGCAAATCAGTCACCTGCCTGGGCGACATGGAATTCACCACCAAATCGCGCAAGCAGGCCTCCACCATCGGCAACATCACCGAGATCCTGATCAAGGGACACTGCAGCGCCTGCGCCTCCGCCGTGCCGTGA
- a CDS encoding DUF1549 and DUF1553 domain-containing protein, with amino-acid sequence MSRRTASLAFCCTALLVFGAAGLFADEPAPDEPPISADDRGHWSYRPLATVHPPAVADTTWGRTPIDRFILARLEQKSLRPMPEADRATLLRRITFDLTGLPPTPGELRDFLSSEDPDAYEQVVDRLLASPRYGERWGQHWLDVARYADTDGFEFDAIRPNAWRYRDWVIDAFDHDMPYGEFVRRQIAGDLVEPDNPASIVATGFLLCGPDMPDINLQEERRHTVLNEMTGAVGEVFLGMQMGCAACHNHKFDPISQLDFYRLRAFFEPCELFREQPLASAEQRQAIAELQKQQSGKWKELEAERNRLMAEDPEINAPRIKAIDGDLAKLKGALPAGVALGRAVQPASMPVESRLYARGDFRRIGPVVSPAVPRVAGSAAVESTLPEARTTLADWIASPENGLAVRVMVNRIWLHHFGRGLSENPNDFGSMGTPPSHPELLEWLANEFVSSEGSVKSLHRRIVTSADYRTAGRSEADPARWNALLEADPDNRLLGRMPRRRLDGEEIRDAMLAAAGSLNDERFGPGVRPPLPAEVVSTLLKNQWNVTPGKSSHTRRSAYLFVRRNLRFPLFEVFDRPDANQSCPRRHESTTAPQALTLLNSQFTWTCAESLATEIARSAQTPAEQADAACRIVLTRPATPQDAGLLAEAGDLTTYCAALLNASEFLYVE; translated from the coding sequence ATGTCGCGTCGCACTGCAAGCCTTGCCTTCTGCTGCACTGCATTGCTGGTCTTCGGCGCGGCTGGCCTTTTCGCCGACGAACCGGCCCCTGACGAGCCGCCGATCTCGGCCGACGATCGCGGGCACTGGTCCTACCGACCTCTGGCGACCGTCCATCCCCCCGCAGTGGCCGACACCACCTGGGGCAGGACGCCCATCGACCGCTTCATCCTCGCCCGCCTCGAGCAGAAATCGCTCCGGCCGATGCCCGAGGCCGACCGCGCAACACTCCTCCGCCGCATCACCTTCGACCTCACCGGCCTGCCCCCCACTCCCGGGGAGCTGCGCGACTTTCTCAGCAGCGAAGATCCGGATGCGTATGAACAGGTCGTGGACCGCCTGCTGGCGAGCCCGCGCTATGGCGAGCGCTGGGGACAGCACTGGCTCGATGTCGCCCGCTACGCCGACACGGATGGCTTCGAGTTTGATGCCATCCGCCCCAACGCCTGGCGCTATCGCGACTGGGTCATTGATGCGTTCGACCACGACATGCCCTATGGCGAGTTCGTCCGCAGGCAGATCGCGGGCGATCTGGTCGAGCCGGACAACCCGGCCTCGATCGTGGCGACAGGCTTCCTCCTGTGCGGGCCCGACATGCCCGACATCAACCTGCAGGAAGAACGAAGGCACACGGTCCTGAACGAGATGACCGGCGCCGTCGGCGAAGTCTTCCTCGGGATGCAGATGGGGTGCGCTGCCTGCCACAACCACAAGTTCGATCCGATCAGCCAGCTCGATTTCTATCGCCTCAGGGCCTTCTTCGAGCCGTGCGAACTCTTCCGGGAACAGCCGCTCGCCAGCGCCGAACAGCGACAGGCGATCGCCGAACTGCAGAAGCAACAGTCCGGAAAGTGGAAGGAGCTGGAAGCGGAGCGGAACCGGCTGATGGCCGAAGATCCGGAAATCAATGCCCCCCGCATCAAGGCGATCGACGGCGACCTGGCCAAACTGAAAGGGGCGTTGCCGGCAGGCGTTGCTCTCGGCCGGGCTGTGCAGCCGGCCTCGATGCCTGTGGAAAGCCGGCTGTACGCCCGCGGAGACTTTCGACGGATCGGCCCTGTCGTGAGTCCGGCCGTTCCGCGCGTGGCCGGGTCGGCCGCCGTCGAATCGACATTGCCTGAGGCCCGGACAACCCTGGCCGACTGGATCGCCTCACCCGAAAATGGCCTGGCCGTCCGGGTAATGGTGAACCGTATCTGGCTGCATCATTTCGGCCGCGGCCTGTCGGAGAACCCGAACGACTTCGGATCGATGGGAACGCCTCCCTCGCATCCCGAGCTGCTCGAATGGCTGGCCAACGAATTCGTGTCATCGGAAGGGAGCGTGAAATCGCTGCACCGGCGCATTGTCACGTCAGCCGATTACCGCACGGCCGGTCGCTCCGAGGCGGACCCGGCCCGGTGGAACGCGCTGCTCGAGGCCGATCCTGACAACCGCCTGCTCGGACGCATGCCCCGCCGCCGACTCGACGGCGAGGAAATCCGCGACGCCATGCTCGCCGCAGCCGGCTCCTTGAACGACGAACGATTCGGCCCCGGGGTCCGCCCGCCGCTGCCGGCAGAAGTCGTTTCCACACTCCTGAAAAACCAGTGGAACGTGACGCCCGGGAAGTCGTCACACACGCGCCGGAGCGCGTACCTGTTCGTTCGACGAAACCTGCGGTTCCCGCTGTTCGAAGTCTTCGACCGGCCCGATGCGAACCAGAGCTGCCCGCGTCGACACGAGAGCACCACCGCCCCTCAGGCACTGACGCTCCTCAACTCCCAGTTCACCTGGACCTGCGCAGAATCGCTGGCGACCGAGATCGCACGGTCGGCCCAGACGCCCGCGGAACAGGCTGACGCCGCCTGCCGAATCGTCCTGACGCGCCCGGCCACGCCCCAGGATGCCGGGCTGCTCGCCGAAGCCGGGGATCTCACGACCTACTGTGCCGCGCTCCTCAACGCGAGCGAATTCCTGTACGTCGAGTGA
- a CDS encoding EscU/YscU/HrcU family type III secretion system export apparatus switch protein: MEDVERTLPASERRRAWAREQGYSARSAAFTGAVSLAAAAALWLWTGPAVVDQLASRLKSRLQERPALSLDLDSAASLLQGDFLALGLFAVWGMAAVWGTAAVVNLAQTGFQWSPAAMSADLSRVNPFEGMNRLFSAGQVVTALWSIVVLAGVAGGAFIAVQTFEFSRAWQGSLEATLRRTSDDLSLLALQLAGLVVALCVLDVVRRRWTLETSLRMTADEQREEAGRTPATRRR; the protein is encoded by the coding sequence ATGGAAGACGTCGAGCGGACATTGCCGGCTTCCGAACGGCGGCGCGCGTGGGCCCGTGAACAGGGATACTCAGCGCGGAGCGCGGCATTCACCGGGGCGGTTTCTCTCGCGGCGGCGGCCGCCCTGTGGCTGTGGACCGGCCCGGCCGTCGTCGACCAGCTCGCCTCGCGGTTGAAGTCACGTCTCCAGGAACGGCCGGCCCTCTCGCTCGATCTCGATTCCGCCGCTTCCCTCCTGCAGGGCGACTTCCTCGCGCTTGGCCTGTTCGCCGTTTGGGGAATGGCGGCCGTGTGGGGAACGGCCGCCGTGGTCAATCTGGCGCAGACCGGGTTCCAGTGGTCACCGGCCGCGATGTCCGCCGACCTTTCCCGCGTGAACCCGTTTGAAGGGATGAATCGCCTGTTCTCGGCCGGGCAGGTGGTCACCGCCCTGTGGTCGATCGTGGTGCTGGCCGGGGTGGCTGGCGGCGCGTTCATCGCCGTGCAGACGTTCGAATTCAGCCGCGCATGGCAGGGTTCGCTGGAAGCGACGCTGCGCCGAACGAGCGATGATCTGTCGCTGCTGGCGCTGCAGCTCGCGGGGCTCGTCGTTGCACTTTGCGTTCTCGATGTGGTGCGCCGTCGGTGGACGCTCGAGACCTCACTGCGGATGACGGCCGACGAGCAGCGGGAGGAAGCGGGACGAACTCCGGCGACGCGGCGGAGGTGA
- a CDS encoding protein arginine kinase: MEFDRFIQSTGEWLRGTGAESDIVVSSRIRLARNLVEYPFPPRADAAGRAEVESLLRERIASVGSCGNLVYQNVENLSQVDRQFLVERQLISREHSEKEGPRGVAIDSRESISLMINEEDHLRMQVFRSGFALDEAWQAINRLDNELEENVTFAFSEEFGYLTSCPTNVGTGMRVSVLLHLPALVLTKEIQKVFQAMHKMSLAVRGLYGEGSQAMGDFYQISNQITLGKSEEQLVSTVKRVVPDILEYERRVRQALVKEDRNRLHDQVSRAYGILKSAQTINSEETLQRLSLVRLGINLGLVDQLTIPVVNELFLHSQPAHLQKLRDDAGDAADRNAVRAAYLRQRLVEPSAN; encoded by the coding sequence GTGGAGTTTGATCGGTTTATTCAGTCGACGGGGGAGTGGCTGCGCGGAACGGGCGCTGAATCGGACATCGTCGTCTCGAGCCGGATTCGCCTCGCGCGCAACCTCGTCGAGTACCCGTTTCCGCCGCGGGCGGATGCCGCGGGCCGGGCTGAAGTGGAATCGCTTCTTCGCGAGAGAATCGCCTCGGTCGGCAGCTGCGGAAACCTCGTCTACCAGAACGTCGAGAATCTCTCGCAGGTCGACCGCCAGTTTCTCGTCGAGCGGCAGCTGATCAGCCGCGAGCATTCGGAGAAAGAAGGCCCGCGGGGCGTGGCCATCGATTCCCGCGAATCGATCAGCCTGATGATCAACGAGGAAGACCACCTGCGGATGCAGGTGTTTCGCTCCGGTTTTGCCCTCGATGAGGCCTGGCAGGCGATCAATCGGCTCGACAACGAACTCGAAGAGAACGTCACGTTCGCCTTCAGCGAAGAGTTCGGCTATCTCACCAGTTGTCCCACGAACGTCGGCACCGGCATGCGGGTCAGCGTCCTGCTGCATCTTCCCGCTCTCGTCCTGACGAAGGAGATCCAGAAGGTCTTCCAGGCGATGCACAAGATGAGCCTGGCCGTGCGCGGGCTGTACGGTGAAGGGAGCCAGGCGATGGGCGACTTCTACCAGATCTCGAACCAGATCACGCTCGGCAAGTCGGAGGAGCAACTCGTCTCGACGGTCAAACGCGTCGTGCCGGACATCCTCGAGTACGAACGACGGGTGCGGCAGGCGCTCGTCAAAGAGGACCGCAACCGGCTGCACGACCAGGTGTCGCGGGCCTATGGAATCCTGAAGAGCGCGCAGACGATCAATTCCGAAGAGACGCTGCAGCGGCTGTCGCTGGTGCGGCTTGGGATCAACCTGGGGCTCGTCGACCAGCTGACCATCCCGGTCGTCAACGAGCTGTTCCTCCATTCGCAGCCGGCCCATCTCCAGAAGCTGCGGGACGACGCGGGCGACGCGGCGGATCGCAACGCCGTTCGCGCGGCCTATCTCCGCCAGCGGCTGGTCGAGCCTTCGGCGAACTGA
- a CDS encoding hemolysin family protein, translated as MSISVEVFIVLLLILLNGFFAGAEIAILTARRGRLEQLAKLGDRGAKLALLLSQDPGRFLSTIQVGITFVGTLAAAFGGSELAGDLAEWMSTSKYAVVQKYRVPLSLGVITMGISFVSIVLGELVPKRLALQRAEPLARVVSFPMSVMSRLTRPFVAMLSWVSTGILFVFRLKSENEPSVSIEDIEHLIETGHAEGVFNVSEKDVAIEALQLGDKKVKDILRPRVDMEALDVDTPQDEVMGSIAMAGFSRIPVYQETLDQVLGFVYIKDVFQQVYLGRPVELRKLLHKPVFVPDTMTLDKVLETFQEHRTQLAIVVDEFGGTEGLVTMEDVLEELVGEIHDEHRKDHIQLYVQREDGSWLVDGTMPIYDFVELLQDKVPSLKPPDDISTVSGVVLQMLERIPRVGEKVNWFGISMEVVDMDGARIDRILVVPPKPPEPEGGGEPVEI; from the coding sequence ATGTCCATCTCTGTGGAAGTTTTCATCGTCCTGCTGCTTATTTTGCTCAACGGCTTCTTCGCCGGAGCGGAAATCGCCATTCTGACGGCTCGTCGGGGACGGCTCGAGCAACTCGCGAAACTGGGCGATCGTGGGGCCAAACTGGCGTTACTGCTGTCGCAGGATCCGGGGCGGTTTCTGTCGACGATCCAGGTTGGAATCACGTTTGTAGGAACCCTGGCGGCCGCGTTCGGCGGATCAGAGTTGGCCGGTGATCTCGCCGAGTGGATGTCGACGTCGAAGTACGCTGTCGTCCAGAAGTACCGCGTCCCGCTGTCGCTGGGCGTGATCACGATGGGCATCAGCTTCGTGTCGATCGTGCTGGGCGAACTCGTTCCGAAGCGTCTGGCGCTGCAGCGGGCCGAGCCTCTGGCCCGCGTCGTTTCGTTTCCGATGAGCGTCATGAGCCGGCTGACGCGGCCGTTCGTGGCGATGCTCAGCTGGGTTTCCACGGGCATCCTGTTCGTGTTCCGGCTGAAATCGGAGAACGAGCCGAGCGTTTCCATCGAAGACATCGAGCACCTGATCGAGACGGGCCACGCGGAGGGGGTGTTCAACGTTTCCGAGAAGGACGTGGCGATCGAGGCGCTGCAGCTGGGGGACAAGAAGGTCAAGGATATCCTGCGGCCGCGCGTTGATATGGAGGCCCTCGACGTCGATACGCCGCAGGACGAAGTGATGGGCTCGATCGCCATGGCGGGCTTCTCGCGGATTCCCGTCTACCAGGAGACGCTCGACCAGGTTCTGGGATTCGTCTACATCAAGGATGTCTTCCAGCAGGTCTACCTGGGGCGCCCGGTGGAACTGCGGAAGCTGCTGCACAAGCCGGTCTTCGTGCCCGACACGATGACTCTCGACAAGGTGCTCGAAACGTTCCAGGAGCATCGGACTCAGCTGGCGATCGTCGTCGACGAATTCGGTGGCACCGAAGGGCTCGTCACGATGGAAGACGTGCTCGAGGAACTCGTCGGCGAGATTCACGACGAGCACCGAAAAGACCACATCCAGCTGTACGTCCAGCGGGAAGATGGCTCGTGGCTCGTCGATGGAACGATGCCGATTTACGACTTCGTGGAACTTCTCCAGGACAAGGTGCCGTCCCTGAAACCGCCGGACGACATCAGCACGGTTTCGGGCGTCGTGCTGCAGATGCTCGAGCGGATTCCCCGTGTCGGCGAGAAAGTGAACTGGTTCGGGATTTCGATGGAAGTCGTTGATATGGACGGTGCTCGGATCGACCGGATCCTCGTCGTGCCTCCCAAACCTCCAGAGCCGGAAGGGGGCGGAGAGCCGGTCGAGATCTGA